In Archocentrus centrarchus isolate MPI-CPG fArcCen1 chromosome 16, fArcCen1, whole genome shotgun sequence, a single window of DNA contains:
- the tnfrsf1a gene encoding tumor necrosis factor receptor superfamily member 1A isoform X2 encodes MSGLWLIFTMAVFGHRGRRNKKTSVGTLLCLMCLFIFSFASLPEAQEVSLQENKTCKLDEFLTEDGICCNKCGPGFKLLEKCHGPKERSNCIHCPDGQYIDQMNYSNNCRQCKTCKAKHEIEESPCNRSQNTKCRCKDGYYRYIIDSLTYDCLRCKKCKADEVERGTCSPDNNTVCGCKDNYYKVKGKCEPCKSCSSECSSLCKSPTTVFPEVTKSVNPDGYVINVISGTGAVIIVLLVLVVFITYMLTKRYTKKRILRSSQRSDASQESCEQVLVNSEEHLETSVKEFPQSAVAEVEGSKLPDCVPLEIKLSELIYTVLDLVPVVQVKQLVRLLGVTDTEIEQAELDYRSCREAHYQMLRAWGSRSGGGGRGGMLHRPLLKELLEKLRMMHLGKAAEELETKYGIQ; translated from the exons ATGAGTGGACTTTGGCTCATTTTCACTATGGCAGTATTTGGGCACAGAGGACGGAGGAATAAAAAAACCTCTGTAGGCACGCTACTCTGCCTCATG TGCCTGTTCATCTTCAGTTTTGCATCATTACCAGAGGCACAAGAAGTTAGCTTACAAGAGAACAAGACCTGTAAACTTGATGAGTTTCTCACTGAAGATGGAATATGTTGCAACAAATGCGGTCCAG GGTTTAAGCTTCTAGAAAAATGTCATGGTCCTAAAGAGAGATCTAACTGCATACACTGTCCCGATGGACAGTACATCGACCAGATGAACTACTCAAACAACTGCAGACAGTGCAAAACCTGCAAAG CAAAGCATGAAATTGAGGAATCACCATGTAACAGATCCCAGAACACTAAGTGTCGGTGTAAGGATGGTTATTACAGATATATAATTGACTCTTTAACATATGACTGTCTCAGATGTAAAAAGTGCAAAGCCGATGAAGTGGAAAGAGGGACAT GTAGCCCAGATAATAACACTGTGTGTGGATGTAAGGACAACTACTACAAAGTCAAGGGCAAGTGTGAACCGTGCAAGAG TTGTTCCTCTGAGTGCAGCAGTTTGTGTAAATCTCCTACAACAG tttttcctgaAGTCACGAAATCTGTAAATCCAGATGGATATGTTATAAATGTAATCTCTGGAACTGGAGCTGTGATAATCGTTTTGTTGGTGCTGGTGGTTTTCATCACCTACATGCTCACAAAGCGGTATACCAAAAAGAGGATACTACGGTCCTCCCAACGGTCTGATGCTTCCCAGGAATCTTGCGAG CAGGTTCTGGTGAACAGTGAGGAACATTTGGAGACCAGTGTGAAGGAGTTTCCTCAAAGCGCTGTGGCTGAAGTGGAGGGTTCCAAACTGCCTGACTGTGTCCCCCTGGAAATCAAGC TGTCTGAGCTGATCTACACAGTGCTGGATCTGGTTCCCGTGGTGCAGGTGAAGCAGCTGGTGCGTCTTCTTGGTGTGACGGACACGGAGATCGAACAAGCTGAGTTGGATTACCGATCCTGCCGGGAGGCTCACTATCAGATGCTGCGGGCGTGGGGCTCACGTTCAGgtggaggaggacgaggaggaatgCTGCACAGGCCACTGTTGAAAGAATTATTAGAAAAACTAAGAATGATGCACCTGGGAAAGGCAGCTGAGGAACTGGAGACAAAGTATGGCATTCAGTAA
- the tnfrsf1a gene encoding tumor necrosis factor receptor superfamily member 1A isoform X1, with protein sequence MSGLWLIFTMAVFGHRGRRNKKTSVGTLLCLMCLFIFSFASLPEAQEVSLQENKTCKLDEFLTEDGICCNKCGPGFKLLEKCHGPKERSNCIHCPDGQYIDQMNYSNNCRQCKTCKAAKHEIEESPCNRSQNTKCRCKDGYYRYIIDSLTYDCLRCKKCKADEVERGTCSPDNNTVCGCKDNYYKVKGKCEPCKSCSSECSSLCKSPTTVFPEVTKSVNPDGYVINVISGTGAVIIVLLVLVVFITYMLTKRYTKKRILRSSQRSDASQESCEQVLVNSEEHLETSVKEFPQSAVAEVEGSKLPDCVPLEIKLSELIYTVLDLVPVVQVKQLVRLLGVTDTEIEQAELDYRSCREAHYQMLRAWGSRSGGGGRGGMLHRPLLKELLEKLRMMHLGKAAEELETKYGIQ encoded by the exons ATGAGTGGACTTTGGCTCATTTTCACTATGGCAGTATTTGGGCACAGAGGACGGAGGAATAAAAAAACCTCTGTAGGCACGCTACTCTGCCTCATG TGCCTGTTCATCTTCAGTTTTGCATCATTACCAGAGGCACAAGAAGTTAGCTTACAAGAGAACAAGACCTGTAAACTTGATGAGTTTCTCACTGAAGATGGAATATGTTGCAACAAATGCGGTCCAG GGTTTAAGCTTCTAGAAAAATGTCATGGTCCTAAAGAGAGATCTAACTGCATACACTGTCCCGATGGACAGTACATCGACCAGATGAACTACTCAAACAACTGCAGACAGTGCAAAACCTGCAAAG CAGCAAAGCATGAAATTGAGGAATCACCATGTAACAGATCCCAGAACACTAAGTGTCGGTGTAAGGATGGTTATTACAGATATATAATTGACTCTTTAACATATGACTGTCTCAGATGTAAAAAGTGCAAAGCCGATGAAGTGGAAAGAGGGACAT GTAGCCCAGATAATAACACTGTGTGTGGATGTAAGGACAACTACTACAAAGTCAAGGGCAAGTGTGAACCGTGCAAGAG TTGTTCCTCTGAGTGCAGCAGTTTGTGTAAATCTCCTACAACAG tttttcctgaAGTCACGAAATCTGTAAATCCAGATGGATATGTTATAAATGTAATCTCTGGAACTGGAGCTGTGATAATCGTTTTGTTGGTGCTGGTGGTTTTCATCACCTACATGCTCACAAAGCGGTATACCAAAAAGAGGATACTACGGTCCTCCCAACGGTCTGATGCTTCCCAGGAATCTTGCGAG CAGGTTCTGGTGAACAGTGAGGAACATTTGGAGACCAGTGTGAAGGAGTTTCCTCAAAGCGCTGTGGCTGAAGTGGAGGGTTCCAAACTGCCTGACTGTGTCCCCCTGGAAATCAAGC TGTCTGAGCTGATCTACACAGTGCTGGATCTGGTTCCCGTGGTGCAGGTGAAGCAGCTGGTGCGTCTTCTTGGTGTGACGGACACGGAGATCGAACAAGCTGAGTTGGATTACCGATCCTGCCGGGAGGCTCACTATCAGATGCTGCGGGCGTGGGGCTCACGTTCAGgtggaggaggacgaggaggaatgCTGCACAGGCCACTGTTGAAAGAATTATTAGAAAAACTAAGAATGATGCACCTGGGAAAGGCAGCTGAGGAACTGGAGACAAAGTATGGCATTCAGTAA